The Tribolium castaneum strain GA2 chromosome 3, icTriCast1.1, whole genome shotgun sequence sequence AGAGTCGCAACAAATGACCGTAAATCGTACAGATTAGTGTTTCAAAATGACAGTGAGGCTTGCACCCGTGGCTCACACTGATTTTGACGGATTTTTTCATTGCAGCTAATCAGCAGGAGGACGTTTATAACATAAGCAGTCGCGTGCAAGGACAAGAACAAGGACAATGGCCAACACATGATAATCATGTCTCCTTAGAACATTTCACGATAAACGAAACAAACAAGTACAACGATGGTAAGTTTAGCGTTTTCTACTCAAACTTGCctaaaatgaaggtcatttcAGATCCTCCTACTTACGAAGAAGCAATGAGAATTGCTGCAGCCAATAACAACAATACTGCAGTAGCTGCTGTACCAAAAACGACTGTCACTCCCACTAGTACTAGTACTAGTACCGCGAACCAACAATGAACTAAGTTTAGACTCAACCTGTATATATTGTATATTTTCGAAAACCTTGTGATAAGTGTGAGAGACTGGTTGTGAATGTACTCGTTTCTGATATGTGAGGACTTATTTTTAAGTGTATGAGAAAATCTCagaagattttttaatatagtattatatttaaaatgaatttcGAGTTTCTATTCCTGCCATCACCAAACTAACAAAAGGTAACGCAAATTTTgattagaattaatttttttattggggAGATGAAAGATATTATCTTTTTggtattttgacaaatctattAACTAAtgtttattacagtttttagTATTGTTAGCGAGCTGCAGTAACTG is a genomic window containing:
- the LOC664363 gene encoding uncharacterized protein LOC664363 isoform X5, which encodes MFDVSFPTVLFLIFIVSLFILYVFLQWRVATNDRKSYRLVFQNDTNQQEDVYNISSRVQGQEQGQWPTHDNHVSLEHFTINETNKYNDDPPTYEEAMRIAAANNNNTAVAAVPKTTVTPTSTSTSTANQQ
- the LOC664363 gene encoding uncharacterized protein LOC664363 isoform X4, with the protein product MVDHEDQIGFIIVIVVLVTLVLGIRKYLQFKKRLFKMNLQERLAANQQEDVYNISSRVQGQEQGQWPTHDNHVSLEHFTINETNKYNDDPPTYEEAMRIAAANNNNTAVAAVPKTTVTPTSTSTSTANQQ
- the LOC664363 gene encoding uncharacterized protein LOC664363 isoform X3; the encoded protein is MGDNGETAVAVIAVFGFCISFMAICCKALYRSKKAGTRDRARRAALAERHRRIVLASNQQEDVYNISSRVQGQEQGQWPTHDNHVSLEHFTINETNKYNDDPPTYEEAMRIAAANNNNTAVAAVPKTTVTPTSTSTSTANQQ
- the LOC664363 gene encoding uncharacterized protein LOC664363 isoform X6 encodes the protein MATTLIAVSITGVACVGCFVWAFCLKYCCKNRPNQANQQEDVYNISSRVQGQEQGQWPTHDNHVSLEHFTINETNKYNDDPPTYEEAMRIAAANNNNTAVAAVPKTTVTPTSTSTSTANQQ
- the LOC664363 gene encoding uncharacterized protein LOC664363 isoform X7, which produces MLFEAVFFGLCVALFFIHILCSCRRSYQQGGQKDANQQEDVYNISSRVQGQEQGQWPTHDNHVSLEHFTINETNKYNDDPPTYEEAMRIAAANNNNTAVAAVPKTTVTPTSTSTSTANQQ
- the LOC664363 gene encoding uncharacterized protein LOC664363 isoform X1, which gives rise to MFEFEYFICFGIPFLILCFFALCLMTCVCPNPYKYKTDERDLLEVSANQQEDVYNISSRVQGQEQGQWPTHDNHVSLEHFTINETNKYNDDPPTYEEAMRIAAANNNNTAVAAVPKTTVTPTSTSTSTANQQ
- the LOC664363 gene encoding uncharacterized protein LOC664363 isoform X2, whose translation is MVAESFVIYIVAVVLILIVLAVLIVTCFRQKDLQNNTTIEEATRHRRYINRGGQIVLTNQQEDVYNISSRVQGQEQGQWPTHDNHVSLEHFTINETNKYNDDPPTYEEAMRIAAANNNNTAVAAVPKTTVTPTSTSTSTANQQ